Genomic DNA from Gemmatimonadota bacterium:
AATTGGATGATTATGGGGCAATATAACACCAAGTCCGAAGCGCAAAAGAGGGAAAATGAGGTTGCTCTCTTATATGGATGTGTATCCGCGCCTGGGGGAGCAGGTAACGAATATGATACCTGGTATGTGTATAAATTCGACTATTAACTTCTAATATCAGGTCTTCGATGTTTTGATGCGCTTTTCGTTTGCCTACGATGTATAAAACTCGTTGAAGCAACAAAATGAAGGCTCGCCTAACTGGATCCGAGGCGAGCCTTCGTTCTTTTCTGGCAAAATGTGGCAGTCGGTGAAAAGAGTGCCTACGATGACACGCAAATAGTGTCACTCCGGCACATATAGACACTACTGGTAAAACTTTTCCATTTGATTTGACAAGGGAAAAGACCAATCTGTACTCAATGGACAGTACTTAATTTTTATTCAAAATTAAGTATTAAAACCACGCTATTATGGATAATATTATTCTTTCCTGCTACCTACGATAGCAGAGAGTAAATTTTGGGATTATATACAATATTACTGGAGGGTAATATGAAAAGAGGGGAACGCAACTTGCGTTCCCCTCTTTTAGTTGGACTATCCGGTGCGTAAAGAGTAACAGTTTAGTTATTGACTTCTATGCCTACCAGCGAAAAAACCAATAACTAAAGTCAATAGGGAAACTATCGATTCAATAAGATATGGTGCAGGATTTTCAACAAATATAAGAATAAACAACACAACCAAAAGAACTACTGCAATTAAACCCATTATATTGTTTGATATGTTGTCTTTTCCACCCCAAATTTTTCCTAATAAGCCTTGAGCCTGGGCCTCTTTCTTTAATTGAAACTCAAAAGCCTCATCTTCAACAGAAGCCTTATTTATTTTGGGGGCGTCTTCGGGAGAAATATGAAACTCAGAAGGCGGCTCTGACATTTTTTAATCCCTGTTTATCCTTTTCAAATAGTACTCTTTTATATCTTTGTTTAATATATGTGCGTTTCTGAATCCCTCTGCTTTTTTCCATGTTTTATCCCATGGTGTGTCTTCTCGGTGTGTTATATCAGAAAGTTGCAGCCCCGTATATTCTCCGTAAACCTCCCAAATTTTATCCAACAAAGCACGAGTGTATTTATCGTCTTGATCTATCTCCGGAGTTGTGATATTTGTGCGGAGTTCTCCATCAACATCGGAAAAGTCAACATCCTGTGCGGGTTCTGTTATTGGATTTCTCCCAAAGTGCTTAAAATGGTGGTAAAGCGACGGGAATACTGGACCATATTGCCACGCCTCGGCGAACTCGTCGTCAACTAATGGAAGACCATCAGGCGGGTTATCTCTTGCAGTAAAAGCGAGATGATACCCATGGGCGATATACACAAGTTTTTGTATCATCAATGGTGTTACTTCAACACCATCCTTCTTGGCAAGGTCTAAAAAGTAATTTGCCACAGCAAATGCAGAGTAACCCATATACATCCTCCTTGATTACTCTCTCATCAGAACGGGAGAGGGGGATTATTAGATTGTATTATTGTGATTATTACAGGAATTTGAAATATATTAACATAGAAAGGAAATGGGATCATGTCAAGGAATTTAACCAACGTTTCTAACGCTTCTAACGCGGTCATATATGCTAACGCTACGAACATACGAACCTACAAATCTACTGACGCCACAACACCGGCATCATTGGTTA
This window encodes:
- a CDS encoding DUF4065 domain-containing protein is translated as MGYSAFAVANYFLDLAKKDGVEVTPLMIQKLVYIAHGYHLAFTARDNPPDGLPLVDDEFAEAWQYGPVFPSLYHHFKHFGRNPITEPAQDVDFSDVDGELRTNITTPEIDQDDKYTRALLDKIWEVYGEYTGLQLSDITHREDTPWDKTWKKAEGFRNAHILNKDIKEYYLKRINRD